Proteins co-encoded in one Flavivirga eckloniae genomic window:
- a CDS encoding head GIN domain-containing protein, protein MKRLIIILTILVSTIAVAQKPIKKSIGEFTTLKVFDLMKVELIKSDENRIVISGENNRDVLVNNKNGTLKIKMKLEEAFDGDKTKIQLYYTNVDVIDVNEGAKVHSDDIIKQFEIDLNAQEGGRINVKLDVNYANIRSVTGATIHASGIAKHQDVSIYTGGIYQGEDLKTEYTDVSVRIAGEAHVRSQKLVNAKIRAGGDVYIYGKPERIDESRVFGGRIKRMD, encoded by the coding sequence ATGAAACGCTTAATAATCATATTAACAATATTAGTTTCTACAATAGCCGTAGCACAAAAGCCGATAAAAAAATCTATTGGGGAATTTACAACCTTAAAAGTATTCGATTTGATGAAAGTTGAACTCATTAAATCTGATGAAAATAGAATTGTTATCTCAGGAGAAAACAATAGAGATGTTCTTGTAAACAATAAAAATGGAACACTAAAAATTAAAATGAAGCTTGAAGAAGCTTTTGATGGCGATAAAACAAAAATACAATTATACTATACAAATGTAGACGTAATTGATGTTAACGAAGGAGCAAAAGTTCATTCAGACGATATCATTAAACAATTCGAAATAGATTTAAATGCTCAAGAAGGTGGCCGTATAAATGTAAAGCTGGATGTAAATTATGCCAATATCAGATCCGTTACAGGAGCTACCATTCACGCTTCAGGAATTGCCAAGCATCAAGATGTATCTATTTATACAGGTGGTATTTACCAGGGAGAAGATCTTAAAACAGAATATACAGACGTTTCTGTACGAATTGCAGGAGAAGCACACGTTCGTTCCCAAAAGTTAGTTAATGCTAAAATAAGAGCAGGGGGCGATGTGTATATTTATGGTAAACCAGAACGTATAGATGAAAGTAGAGTATTCGGAGGCAGAATAAAACGTATGGACTAG
- a CDS encoding Crp/Fnr family transcriptional regulator: MTKFLIDTFKITLREAQIISSSFDKKEYRKGEVFIKNLSICNKIGFVKKGALKSISIGDKKELIDDFIFENQFVSNCYSHLTKKASNKYIVCIENCTIYVIKWKKFEELSNKHQFIDQIRRKVIERLYISMQQRFDDLRLLSAEERYLKLLYSNKRVVNEMPQYEIASYLSISAETVSRIRKNITVRS, encoded by the coding sequence ATGACTAAATTTTTAATAGACACGTTTAAAATAACACTAAGAGAAGCTCAAATAATTTCATCCTCATTCGATAAAAAAGAATATCGCAAAGGCGAGGTATTTATAAAGAACCTAAGCATTTGCAATAAAATTGGATTTGTTAAAAAAGGCGCTTTAAAAAGCATCTCTATTGGGGATAAAAAAGAGCTTATCGATGATTTCATTTTTGAAAATCAATTCGTATCAAACTGTTATAGTCACTTAACAAAAAAAGCTTCGAACAAATACATTGTTTGTATTGAAAACTGTACTATATATGTGATCAAATGGAAAAAGTTTGAGGAATTATCTAATAAACACCAGTTTATTGATCAAATAAGAAGAAAAGTTATTGAACGGCTATACATTTCCATGCAACAAAGATTTGATGATCTAAGACTTTTAAGCGCAGAAGAAAGATATTTAAAATTACTTTATTCAAATAAAAGAGTTGTTAATGAAATGCCACAATACGAAATCGCTTCCTATTTAAGTATAAGTGCCGAAACAGTTAGCAGAATTAGAAAAAACATTACTGTACGTTCTTGA
- a CDS encoding T9SS type A sorting domain-containing protein — MKQILHLIFLIPFFCLSQTPIGTEISSAGHSVSLSSNGSIVAIGNPFNNTNGNNSGHVQIYQKTSTGWVKMGNDIEGIAAENRLGYSVSISKDNSTVAIGAPNKNKDATSLGYVSIYKNESGTWTKMGNNIDGTLLNSEFGASVSLSYDGSIVAIGEPSGKNNNGHKTGQVQVYNYNTTSKNWELLGNGIYGEEYVDNLGHSISLSSNGNVIAIGAPYNNGSLSDPKLSIGSVKVYEYNLSSKDWIQIGLDIDGVANSDYLGASVSLSKDGDIVAIGATSIGSKGYVKVFENISGTWTLIGNVIDGEASSEEAGTSVSLSANGDIVAIGAPSNNENGNDSGQVRIYKNISGNWQKIGDGIEGKTPNSVLGLSVSLSDDGSFIAIGALGHVDIYDLSPVLSSDSFALSQFSMFPNPSTYQTTIKLNKGLTLKKVAIYNNLGQFIESTQKDVINTSQLSSGLYYVKITTNKGEATKKLIIE; from the coding sequence ATGAAACAAATTTTACACTTAATTTTTCTCATTCCTTTTTTTTGTTTAAGTCAAACACCCATCGGTACTGAAATTAGTAGCGCAGGACATAGTGTATCACTCTCTTCTAACGGTTCTATAGTCGCTATAGGTAATCCATTTAATAATACTAATGGTAATAATTCCGGTCATGTCCAGATTTATCAAAAAACGTCAACTGGATGGGTGAAGATGGGCAATGATATTGAAGGTATAGCAGCTGAAAATCGATTAGGTTACAGTGTTTCCATTTCCAAAGATAACTCCACAGTAGCTATTGGAGCACCAAACAAAAATAAAGATGCTACGAGTTTAGGTTATGTAAGTATTTATAAAAATGAGTCCGGCACTTGGACAAAGATGGGTAATAATATTGATGGAACTCTTTTAAATAGTGAATTTGGCGCTAGTGTATCGCTTTCATATGATGGTTCTATTGTTGCCATCGGAGAGCCTTCTGGTAAAAACAACAATGGTCATAAAACAGGACAAGTACAAGTTTATAATTATAATACAACATCAAAAAACTGGGAGCTGTTAGGCAATGGTATCTATGGTGAAGAATATGTTGATAACTTAGGTCACAGCATATCACTCTCTTCTAATGGGAACGTAATAGCTATTGGTGCTCCTTATAATAATGGCAGTCTTTCAGATCCCAAACTTAGTATTGGGAGCGTAAAAGTTTATGAATATAACTTATCATCAAAAGATTGGATACAAATTGGTTTAGATATTGACGGTGTAGCAAACTCTGATTATTTAGGTGCTAGCGTATCACTTTCCAAAGATGGTGATATTGTTGCTATTGGGGCAACTTCTATAGGTTCGAAGGGTTATGTGAAAGTTTTTGAAAATATTTCGGGCACATGGACGCTGATAGGAAATGTTATTGATGGAGAAGCTTCCAGTGAAGAAGCCGGTACAAGTGTATCGCTTTCTGCCAATGGTGATATTGTTGCTATTGGTGCCCCAAGTAATAATGAGAACGGAAATGATTCTGGCCAGGTAAGAATTTATAAAAACATTTCTGGGAACTGGCAAAAAATAGGTGATGGCATCGAAGGCAAAACACCTAATAGTGTATTAGGTTTAAGTGTATCACTTTCCGATGATGGTTCTTTTATTGCTATTGGAGCATTAGGTCATGTAGATATTTATGACTTAAGTCCCGTACTATCATCAGATAGCTTCGCTCTGTCCCAATTTAGTATGTTTCCCAATCCTTCAACCTACCAAACAACCATTAAATTAAACAAAGGATTAACCTTAAAAAAAGTTGCAATCTATAATAATCTGGGTCAGTTTATAGAATCTACCCAAAAAGATGTTATAAATACATCCCAACTGTCCTCTGGACTTTACTATGTAAAAATCACAACAAATAAAGGCGAAGCCACTAAAAAATTAATAATAGAATAA
- a CDS encoding helix-turn-helix and ligand-binding sensor domain-containing protein: MKRYSFLFFNTFFCVYSLLYAQEHPPIEVFSPKDYGAEIQNWSISQSKENYIYVANNKGLLEFNGANWQLYLSPNETIIRSVNVIDNLIYTGANREFGYWQRNEFGLLYYTSLSKKLNVDFLEDEEFWNIISIDEYILFQSLKRIYIYNKTSGSYSIIDSETIIYKMFKVNGTIYYQKTKDGIYKIEKGESKLVSNNPILKENRLVNIFNKNDNLLIETENNGFYIFNNGNLSKWNIPANQKLSEVSVFRSIQLKDNSFILGTRSNGILHLTANGTIDYNIDTNHGLSNNTVHSVFEDAENNIWLALENGINCVNIKSPFSIYTDEEGKIGTVYTSAVFNNNLYLGTNQGLFYKPLGKNDDFKLIETIQEAVWSLTIIDNTLFCGHDTGTSIINNDTGEKIKGIQHGTWNIKPIHGKTDLLIQGNYDGLYMLQKVNNSWVFRNKIEGFDLSSKFFEIYNDHIFVSHEYKGVFKINVDQNFTKVLEIKKDPDLGKEPNSSIIKYNNNLLYTHKEGVLKYNTKANKFLKDTVLSTLFTKQDYTSGRLEFNKIPNTLWCFSKTNLSYITPGKLSNTPKVNKIPFSKVLPRGLTGYENISYLDNQRYLIGTSTGFVIIDLDKVSHKSYDISINTITKHSIVTSPEIVNKNGNRSFINQDNNLEFLFSVQEYDKYLDTEYQYQLVGMYPNWSNWSFKSNTLFENLPHGDYIFNVRARIGNTMSKNIASYSFNIERPWYLSNAMIVTYVVLVLLFSLIMHNIYKRYYRKQREALLQKTTRELELKELENKQQFMRFNNEKLRQDIDNKNRELGISTMSLIKKNEFLNSIKKELKNIDDINKIKHVIKIIDRNINNTDDWHVFEEAFNNADKDFLKKIKQEHPALTSNDLRLCAYLRLNLSSKEIAPLLNISSRSVEVKRYRLRKKMNLPHESSLTDYILEI; encoded by the coding sequence TTGAAACGATATAGCTTTCTGTTTTTTAATACATTCTTTTGCGTATATAGCCTTTTATATGCTCAAGAACACCCTCCTATTGAAGTTTTTTCGCCAAAAGATTACGGTGCCGAAATTCAAAATTGGTCCATTTCCCAGTCCAAAGAAAATTATATCTATGTAGCTAATAATAAAGGGTTGCTTGAATTTAATGGCGCCAATTGGCAATTATACCTATCACCTAACGAAACGATTATACGATCTGTAAACGTTATAGACAATTTAATATACACCGGTGCCAATAGAGAGTTCGGATATTGGCAAAGAAACGAATTCGGGTTACTATATTATACCTCACTTTCTAAAAAACTAAACGTAGATTTTTTAGAAGACGAAGAATTCTGGAACATTATAAGTATAGATGAATACATACTATTTCAGTCCCTAAAGCGAATATATATTTACAACAAAACAAGTGGCTCCTATAGCATCATTGACTCAGAAACCATTATCTACAAAATGTTTAAAGTTAATGGAACAATCTATTATCAAAAAACAAAAGATGGTATTTACAAGATTGAAAAAGGCGAATCAAAACTAGTTTCTAACAACCCTATTCTTAAAGAAAACAGGCTAGTTAACATTTTTAATAAAAATGACAATCTATTAATAGAAACAGAAAATAATGGATTTTATATTTTTAATAACGGAAACCTATCTAAATGGAATATCCCTGCCAACCAGAAATTATCGGAAGTAAGTGTATTTCGTAGTATTCAATTAAAAGACAATAGCTTTATATTAGGAACTCGATCTAACGGTATTTTGCATTTAACTGCAAATGGTACTATCGATTATAATATAGATACCAACCATGGATTAAGTAACAATACCGTTCATTCTGTTTTCGAAGATGCCGAAAATAACATCTGGCTAGCTTTAGAAAATGGGATTAATTGCGTAAATATTAAATCGCCATTTAGTATTTATACCGATGAAGAAGGAAAAATAGGAACAGTATACACCTCTGCGGTTTTTAATAACAATTTATATTTAGGTACAAATCAAGGACTCTTTTATAAGCCCTTGGGAAAAAATGACGACTTTAAACTTATTGAAACTATCCAGGAAGCCGTTTGGTCTCTAACCATAATAGATAATACATTGTTTTGTGGTCATGATACAGGAACATCCATTATAAATAACGATACAGGAGAAAAAATTAAAGGCATACAACACGGTACCTGGAATATAAAACCAATACACGGTAAAACAGACTTACTAATACAAGGCAATTACGATGGACTCTACATGCTTCAAAAAGTTAATAACAGTTGGGTATTTAGAAACAAAATAGAAGGGTTTGACCTCTCAAGTAAATTCTTTGAAATCTATAACGATCACATTTTTGTTAGTCACGAATACAAAGGTGTTTTTAAAATTAATGTAGACCAAAATTTTACAAAAGTATTAGAAATCAAGAAGGATCCAGACCTTGGTAAAGAACCAAACTCTAGCATTATTAAGTATAATAACAATTTATTGTATACACATAAAGAGGGCGTGTTAAAGTACAATACCAAAGCCAATAAGTTTTTAAAAGACACTGTTTTAAGTACCCTGTTTACAAAACAAGATTATACCTCTGGAAGACTAGAATTTAATAAAATACCCAATACCCTATGGTGCTTTTCTAAAACAAACTTAAGCTATATAACTCCGGGAAAATTAAGTAATACCCCAAAGGTCAATAAAATCCCTTTTTCCAAGGTATTGCCTCGAGGGTTAACAGGTTACGAAAACATCTCCTATCTCGATAATCAAAGGTATTTAATAGGAACCTCAACAGGGTTCGTTATTATAGATTTAGACAAAGTATCCCATAAATCTTACGATATTTCAATTAATACCATAACAAAACACAGTATAGTTACAAGCCCCGAAATTGTAAACAAAAATGGAAACAGAAGCTTTATAAACCAAGACAATAATCTGGAATTCTTGTTTAGTGTTCAAGAATATGACAAATATCTCGATACAGAATATCAGTACCAATTAGTAGGCATGTATCCAAATTGGAGCAATTGGTCTTTCAAATCTAATACACTATTTGAAAACCTACCTCATGGCGATTACATATTTAATGTTAGAGCCCGAATAGGCAATACCATGTCTAAAAATATAGCATCTTATAGCTTTAATATTGAAAGACCCTGGTACCTTTCAAATGCCATGATAGTTACATATGTGGTTTTAGTTTTATTGTTTTCATTAATAATGCACAATATTTATAAACGCTACTACAGAAAACAAAGAGAAGCATTATTACAAAAAACCACACGCGAACTGGAGCTAAAAGAGTTGGAAAACAAACAGCAGTTTATGCGTTTTAATAACGAAAAATTAAGACAGGATATAGATAACAAAAATCGTGAGCTAGGTATTTCAACCATGAGCTTAATTAAAAAGAACGAGTTTTTAAATAGTATAAAAAAGGAATTAAAAAATATTGATGACATTAATAAGATAAAACATGTTATTAAAATAATTGACAGGAATATAAATAATACAGACGACTGGCATGTTTTTGAAGAAGCCTTTAATAATGCCGATAAAGACTTTCTTAAAAAGATAAAACAAGAACACCCTGCGCTTACTTCAAACGATTTAAGATTATGTGCTTATTTAAGGCTCAATCTATCGTCAAAAGAAATTGCCCCATTACTTAACATTTCATCCAGAAGCGTAGAAGTAAAACGTTACAGATTGCGAAAAAAGATGAATTTACCGCACGAATCAAGCTTAACGGACTATATTTTGGAAATATAA
- a CDS encoding T9SS type A sorting domain-containing protein, translated as MKKTYFLIAFLVLSSVKLIAQVTDVIDGLNGPAGILLNGNDLYIAEGLGISKINTTDTSPSKTNVTTRLVAPFEMVLHGNEMYFTQGRKISKINITATTPIVATDVVTGLNYPSSLVLNGNDLYIAERDKISQIDITATTPIVTEVITSLSNPSSMIIIGDDLYVAEGGNRIFKTNLNSPTPMVTDVIIGLNMPSAMILDGNNLYVAESGDGIISKINITETNPTAIEIVNGLDRPLGLAINGNDLYISDNGTRKIYKFDLNTLSTGKLIDLPNLKLSPNPASDFIQISGLNRAENYTIYNCLGDKVNTGVISAKQKTDIKNLSSGMYFIQFKNRNTIKFLKE; from the coding sequence ATGAAAAAAACCTACTTTCTTATAGCCTTTTTAGTTTTAAGTTCTGTTAAACTTATAGCACAGGTTACCGATGTTATTGATGGATTAAATGGCCCTGCTGGAATTTTACTTAATGGAAATGACCTATATATTGCAGAAGGGCTCGGTATTTCTAAAATAAATACTACTGATACATCGCCATCGAAAACAAATGTTACCACACGTCTGGTTGCTCCTTTTGAAATGGTGCTCCATGGGAATGAAATGTATTTTACTCAAGGAAGAAAAATCTCTAAAATAAATATTACCGCGACAACACCAATTGTAGCCACAGATGTTGTTACTGGATTAAATTATCCGTCTAGTTTGGTTCTTAACGGGAATGATCTATATATAGCTGAAAGAGATAAAATTTCCCAAATAGATATTACCGCAACAACACCTATAGTTACAGAGGTTATAACCAGTTTAAGCAATCCTAGTAGTATGATAATTATTGGAGACGACTTGTATGTTGCAGAAGGAGGAAACAGGATTTTTAAAACAAACCTTAACTCTCCAACACCAATGGTTACAGATGTTATAATAGGATTGAATATGCCCTCCGCGATGATACTAGATGGAAATAATCTGTATGTTGCCGAAAGTGGCGATGGCATAATTTCTAAGATAAATATTACTGAAACAAATCCAACGGCTATAGAAATAGTAAACGGGCTTGATCGTCCGTTAGGGTTAGCTATTAATGGAAATGACCTTTATATTTCAGATAACGGCACAAGGAAAATTTATAAATTCGATTTAAACACGTTATCAACAGGCAAACTTATTGATTTACCGAATTTAAAATTGTCTCCAAATCCCGCTTCGGATTTTATTCAAATTTCAGGATTAAACAGAGCAGAAAACTATACCATATATAATTGCTTGGGTGATAAAGTAAATACAGGAGTTATCTCTGCCAAACAAAAAACAGATATTAAAAACCTTTCCAGCGGAATGTATTTTATACAGTTTAAAAATAGAAATACTATAAAGTTTCTCAAAGAATAG
- a CDS encoding heavy metal-binding domain-containing protein has protein sequence MILTTTHSIEGHTIQDYLGIVTGVNTSMPKTTFSFNMTKYYRSYEKKVNETKEEAFQKLKENAINLKANAIVGIIVDIETNPTTGLIIVSITGTAVKII, from the coding sequence ATGATTTTAACAACAACACATTCAATAGAAGGGCACACCATACAAGACTACTTGGGCATCGTTACAGGTGTTAATACAAGCATGCCCAAAACCACTTTTTCTTTTAACATGACTAAATATTACCGGTCGTACGAGAAAAAAGTCAACGAAACAAAAGAAGAAGCCTTTCAAAAGCTTAAGGAAAATGCTATTAATTTAAAAGCAAATGCTATTGTTGGGATTATAGTAGATATAGAAACAAATCCAACTACAGGTTTAATCATAGTATCCATTACAGGAACAGCTGTAAAAATTATTTAA
- a CDS encoding ribonuclease R family protein, which produces MTRKKKRKSKKGISNLTNTILSILKKDRNQSFNYKQIAAKLGVNDASSRNQIIKTLAKLAAKQEIIQVDRGKFKAVVNTEYHTGILDLSAKGSGYIICEDFDDDVFIASNNINRALDGDEVEFYVYKRRKRGKLEGEITNIIKRDKSEYVGVIQIHSNYAFVIADSSKMYKDIFIPINKAFKAEDGDKVLVKLEDWPENADSPYGKVIQVLGKPGDHNTEIHSILAEYGLPHEFPHEVEAFANKLDTSITPEEIAKRRDMRKDLTFTIDPKDAKDFDDALSFEVLDNGLYEIGIHIADVSHYLQEGTVLDDEAYERATSIYLVDRVVPMLPEVLSNKACSLRPHEEKYTFSAVFQINDKCEIKNEWFGRTVTYSDARYAYEEAQAIIENNIGLVIPAKAGIHNINEINNTIPKEVSLTGKEYQTPKEIAQAILKMDELAKIMRKKRMRSGAISFDKVEVKFNLDEKNNPVGVFFKTSKDANKLIEEFMLLANRKVSEFIGKKDPKKTFVYRVHDEPDDSKLAGLQGVVSKFGYKLNFKDRKTTSASLNNLLKEVNGKKEQNLVDTLAIRSMSKAEYTTNNIGHYGLAFDYYSHFTSPIRRYPDVMAHRLLQHYLDGGKSVNEEVYEDKCSHSSAMENLAAKAERDSIKYMQIKFMQDHKDETFLGVISGVTDWGIYVEIISNKCEGMVSVRDMTDDHYAFDQDLYAMVGRNTKMMYQLGDEVIVKVKNADLVKKHLDFNLIGKNETE; this is translated from the coding sequence ATGACAAGAAAGAAAAAAAGGAAATCGAAGAAAGGAATTTCCAACTTAACAAATACCATTCTAAGTATTTTAAAAAAAGATAGAAACCAATCATTCAACTATAAACAAATTGCTGCGAAACTAGGTGTTAATGATGCCAGTAGCAGAAATCAAATTATAAAAACCTTAGCCAAACTTGCTGCCAAACAAGAGATTATACAAGTAGATAGAGGCAAGTTTAAAGCAGTAGTTAATACAGAATACCATACTGGTATTTTAGATTTATCGGCCAAAGGATCTGGCTACATTATTTGTGAAGACTTTGATGATGATGTTTTTATAGCATCCAATAATATAAATAGAGCATTGGATGGCGACGAAGTAGAATTCTATGTTTATAAACGTAGAAAAAGAGGAAAATTAGAAGGAGAGATAACCAACATTATAAAACGCGACAAAAGTGAGTATGTTGGTGTTATTCAAATACATAGCAACTACGCATTTGTAATTGCAGATAGCTCAAAAATGTATAAGGATATTTTTATTCCTATTAACAAAGCCTTTAAAGCAGAAGACGGAGATAAAGTATTAGTAAAACTTGAAGATTGGCCAGAAAATGCCGATTCGCCATACGGAAAAGTAATCCAAGTTCTTGGTAAACCCGGAGATCATAATACCGAAATCCATTCTATTCTTGCAGAATACGGGTTACCACACGAATTTCCACACGAAGTAGAAGCATTTGCCAATAAATTAGACACCTCTATTACTCCGGAAGAAATTGCTAAACGTAGAGACATGCGTAAAGATTTAACCTTTACGATCGATCCTAAAGATGCCAAAGATTTTGATGATGCTTTATCTTTTGAAGTTCTGGATAACGGATTATACGAAATAGGAATTCATATTGCAGACGTATCTCATTATTTACAGGAAGGCACTGTTTTAGACGATGAAGCTTACGAGCGTGCCACATCCATTTATTTAGTAGACAGAGTTGTGCCTATGCTTCCCGAAGTGCTATCAAATAAAGCCTGTTCATTACGTCCGCATGAAGAAAAGTACACCTTTTCTGCTGTGTTTCAAATAAATGATAAATGCGAAATTAAAAACGAATGGTTTGGCCGTACCGTAACCTATAGTGATGCACGATATGCTTACGAAGAAGCCCAGGCTATTATAGAAAATAATATAGGGCTTGTCATTCCTGCGAAGGCAGGAATCCACAACATTAACGAAATTAATAATACCATACCAAAAGAAGTATCACTTACAGGTAAAGAATATCAAACACCTAAAGAAATAGCGCAAGCCATTTTAAAAATGGATGAACTGGCTAAAATTATGCGTAAAAAGCGTATGAGGTCTGGCGCCATTTCCTTCGACAAAGTAGAAGTAAAATTCAACTTAGATGAAAAGAATAATCCAGTTGGTGTATTCTTTAAAACGAGCAAAGATGCCAATAAACTTATTGAGGAATTTATGCTTTTGGCAAATCGAAAAGTATCCGAATTTATTGGTAAAAAAGATCCTAAAAAAACTTTTGTATATCGAGTACACGACGAACCAGACGATAGCAAATTAGCAGGATTACAAGGTGTTGTTTCTAAATTTGGTTACAAACTTAATTTTAAAGACAGAAAAACCACATCGGCGTCTCTAAACAATCTACTTAAAGAAGTAAACGGTAAAAAAGAGCAAAACCTCGTAGATACACTAGCCATTAGAAGTATGAGTAAAGCCGAATATACCACAAATAACATTGGACATTATGGTTTGGCGTTCGATTATTACAGTCATTTTACATCGCCCATTCGTCGTTATCCAGATGTTATGGCACACCGTTTATTACAACACTATTTAGATGGTGGTAAATCTGTAAACGAAGAAGTTTACGAAGATAAGTGCAGCCATTCAAGTGCCATGGAGAATCTTGCAGCCAAAGCAGAACGGGATTCCATAAAATACATGCAAATTAAATTTATGCAAGACCATAAAGACGAAACGTTTTTAGGTGTTATTTCTGGAGTAACCGATTGGGGTATTTATGTTGAAATTATTTCCAACAAATGTGAAGGCATGGTAAGCGTACGTGATATGACAGACGATCACTATGCGTTCGACCAAGATCTATACGCTATGGTTGGAAGAAATACTAAAATGATGTATCAACTTGGTGACGAAGTTATCGTAAAAGTTAAAAACGCAGATTTAGTTAAAAAACATCTGGATTTCAACCTAATAGGGAAAAACGAAACAGAATAG